The region ACCTTTTTGTTTCTGCCTCTACGGCCCCCATGTAGAAAAAGCCGTTATAGTGGAAAACCTTTATCGGGTAGATTTTGAAGCTCCCCTCGTCGGCGTATGTCACAAGGAGGGGGTGGCGCTCAACTATGGCGTTAAATATCCTCGAGAGGGTCTCCCTGTTGATGCCCGAGTAACGCTCTATGGGAATGGGAAGGTAGTCGAAAGCCTCAAGGGCCCGCTTCTTCTTCTCCTCCGGAATGTTTCCGAAACGGTTAACCGCCTCTATGGCCGGCTGGAGGACGGGGATGTCGCGGTACTTTTTGGGAACGAAGGATATGAGGAAGAAGAAGGAGAGGAGCTCCTCCTCCGAGTAGAAGGCAAGGTAGGGGAAACGTTTGTGGTTGAACTTCCACTCCTGGGGCTTCTTCCCCCTGAACTTCTCAAACCTCTTCAAGAGGAACTCGGCCTCGGCAAGCTCAGAGAGGGTCCTCTGGAGCTTCTTCCTGTCGGCACTGCTGTTTTCGAGGATACCGGCGGAAACAAGCTGGTTAAAGAGCTCGGTAGTTGAGACAAACTCTCTTCTGCGGGAGAGGAACCTCAGTATCTCTATTGCAAGGTAAACTTTGAACGACAGCTCTTTCACCCCGTTTCCCCCGAAGTTGCAAGGTGAGGCGGAAACCCTAAGTTATCTCCACCGTCAAATTTTATAACGGAGTAAGAAATGGAGAGGAGCAGCTTCCAGAAGAAGCTCGAGATAGTTGCATCGGTTATAGGCGTTGTTGCCCTGTTCATAACGGCAATAGGTTACCCCCAGGTGGGGTTTGTGGTGGCGCTGTTTGCGTCGGCCCTCTACGCAACCTACGGCTACCTCACAAAACAGTACGGCATAATGGTTAGCTCCCTTATATACGCCGCCGTTGAGGTTGTGGGTATAATCAGGTGGGTTTTCCTGGGGGAACACAATGGATAGAAGACCGAGAATACTGCTCTCCAACGACGACGGCATACGCTCCGAAGGGCTCAAGGCCCTGTACAACGCCCTCTCGAGCTTTGCAGACGTTGTGGTTGTTGCCCCCGACAGGGAAAGAAGCGCTGTGGGAAGGGCCCTAACCCTTCACCGCCCCCTCAGGTGTGAACAGGTAGACGAAAACTGGTTCGCCGTAGACGGCACGCCCACAAGCTGCGTTTACATAGGCATCCACGCCATAATGAAGGGCCAAAAGCCCGACATGGTGGTAGGGGGAATCAACAGGGGCCCCAACTTGGGGGAGGATATCACCTACTCGGGCACCGTTTCGGTAGCCATGGAGGGGGCGCTGCTGGGGATACCGGGAGTGGCCTTTTCACTTGCAACGTTTAAAGACTTTCAGTGGGAGTCTGCCGCACGGTGGGCACAGCGAATAGTGAAGAAGGTCTTAGAGAGGGGGCTTCCGCAGGGCTGCTGCCTCAACGTAAACATTCCCAACCTGCCCTTCTCCCAGGTAAAGGGGGTAAAGGTAACAAGGCAGGGGAAGAAGAACTACACCGAGAAGGTGGAGGAGCGCAGAGACCCCTGGGGAAGGGTTTACTACTGGATAGGCGGGGAGGAGCCCGACTGGATTCCGGAGCCGGGAACCGACTACTGGGCCGTGAAAAACGGCTTTGTGTCTGTAACGCCGATACACCTTGACCTTACAGACTACAAGGCACTGGAGGAGCTTAAAAAGGTTGAGTGGTAAGGGTATTCTCTCTATAGCGTTCTGGAAGGGACTGGCCGCAAAGTACGGGGCGGCGGCCCTTGCGTTAAACGCCTTTATAGAGGCGATTTTCTTTCCCATTCCGCCTGACGTTCTGCTCGTAACGCTTGCGGCACTCTACCCGGATAAGGCCTTCTTCTACGCCGCAGTGGCAACCCTATTTTCAACCCTGGGAGGGGTTGTAGGCTACGCAGTCGGGTACGTAGGGGGCAGGCCTTTGGCCGAGAAGCTCTTCGGAAGAGAAAAGGTTTTGAAGGTACACAGACTCTACGAGAGCTACGAGGGCCTAATAATACTGCTTGCCGGGTTCACACCGCTGCCGTACAAGGTGTTTACGGTCACCTCGGGTGTTCTGTTTGCATCACTCAGGAAGTTGATTGTCTTCTCGCTTATCGGCAGGGGAACCCGCTTCTTTGCCGAAGCCGCCCTCTTTTACTTCTTCGGCCCCCAGGTGAAGTCGTTTGTTACCCAGAACCTAAACGCAATATTTTTAGGTTTAGGCGTTATTACGGTGCTGAGCTTCCTCGCCTACAGAAGATTTAAGAAGGGAAGGTTGCCATGAGCCGAAGGAGCTTCTTCAAACTCATAGGGAAGTCGCTGGCCCAAGCGGCCGCAGAGTTCACCTACGAGGTGACAAAGCCGACAAAGAGCTTCCTCCGCCCCCCCGGGAGTGCCGACGAGGATACCTTCCTTGCGGCCTGTACCAAGTGCCACAGCTGCGTCAAAAGCTGCCCCACCGGCGTTATAGACCTTGTAAAAGACGTTAACCCCTTGGTTTTCGAAACGCCGTTTATGAACTTCGAGAACAACCACTGCGAACGGTGCTACGCCTGCATAGATGCCTGCCCAAGCGGGGCACTGAGCAGGGAAAACCTTAAAAAATACAGGTACGTTGCAAAGCTCGTAAAGGAGCGGTGCGTAGCCTACGAGATGATTTTCTGTCAGAGCTGCTACTGGAGCTGCCCGAAAATGGACAAGGCGATAACCCTAAAGGAGTTCACCTACCCCGAGTTCCACGGTGAACACTGCTTAGGGTGCGGAAGGTGTGTAAACGCGTGCCCAACAAACCCGAAGGCCGTAGAGATTGTGAAAGTTGAAGGTGAAACAGCTTAAGACCCACGAAGCCCTGAAGCTCATAGGGAAAAAGCTCCCGTTCAAGAAGGTGCTCATCCACGGCGAGGAGGTTTACCTCACCCAACAGTTTGTAAAGAAGGTGGCGGCTCTACACCCGGTAGAGCGGTTCTTCCCCGAGGCCATAGACGAGTTCCTCAACTTTACCGGCTCAAGCCTTTTCGGCGGAAGCTCAATACCGGTAATCCTCTACGCCGAGGAGCTTCCCAAAACCCTAAAAAAGAAAAAAGAGCGGGAGCTCTTCCTGAAGAAGCTAAGGTCACTCGACACCTTCATAGTGGCCGCCCACTGCGAGCTCGACTACAGAACCCTTAAAGGCGAGCTCTTCTCCCAGGTGGAACAGCTGTGCGACGCCCTTTTAACCTCCGAAAGGCTGCCGGTCAACGCCATCTACGGCCTGCTCAACAAGAAGTTCCTCCAGTCGGGGAAAAAGGTGAGCAAAGAGGTTCTAAAGCTGCTCGTTGAGCTTGTTGGAACCGACCTAACAGAGCTCAGGCACGAGGCGGAGAAGCTGATAAACTACCCGGGAGAGCTAACGCCCGAAGTTGTAAGAGGGCTCGTCTTCCCCACGGAGAAATCCAACGCCTTTACGCTCATCTACCCCCTTGCCCGGGGCAACACAAAAGAGTACCTGAAGCAGCTGAACGCCCTCTTGGCCTCAGGCAACGAACCGCTCCAGCTCATAGCCCTCCTACAGACTCAAGCCCGCCAAGCAGTAAAGCTCGCCCTGAAGAAACAGGTAAAACTGCCAAAAGAAGCGGCAAAACAGATGGCCCTGCTGCTTAAACAGGTGGGGGCAAAGAGAATGCTCCTGCTACTCAAGGCCCTAAACGAGGCCGAGTTTGCCGTTAAGAGCGGCAGGGAGAGGGGAGAGCTTGCCCTGAAAAAGCTGGCCCTCGGGGACAATTTCAAATAAATTCTTGTCAAACCCTTTAGGAGGCTGCATGACCTTACTCTACTTCATAGTAGCCCTGGGAATACTCATATTCGTCCACGAGCTCGGCCACTTCATAGCCGCAAGGGCCTTCGGAGTGAGAGTGGAGACCTTCTCCATAGGCTTCGGGCCGAAGGTACTGAAGTTCCGCTGCTGCGACACGGAGTTTGCAGTAAGCCTGATTCCCCTCGGCGGCTACGTTAAAATGGCCGGCGAAGATCCCGACACACCGCCGAAACACCCTTACGAGTTCTACGCCAAACCTCCGTGGCAGAGGATAGTAATAGCCCTGGCAGGGCCGCTGATGAACCTGCTGCTTGCCGTTATCTTCTTTACGGCCTCCTACACCCTGGGACGCTACGTCCCCAGCTACCAGGTAGAGGCGGCAAAGGTCGGAATAGTGGTAGATAAGAGACTCCCCCTGAAACCCGGAGACGTTATAGAGAAAGTAAACGGCCAACCCGTTAAAAACTGGAAACAGCTCAACGAGGTGATAGCCCTGAACCCGAACAGGGAGCTCCACCTGGTTGTTAAAAGGGGAGAAAAAGAGCTGAACGTAACTGTTAAAACCGGCGAAGACTCCAAAAACGGTATCGGAACACTACCGGTTGTACCGGCGATAAAGCCGATAATAGGCAAAGTCCTTAAGAACTCTCCGGCCGCCAAGGCGGGCCTAAAAGAGGGAGACGTTATCCTTAAAATCAACGGAAGGGAAATTACAAGCTGGAACCAGGTTGTAAAAACGATAAGTAACAGCGGCGGCAAGCCCGTTGAGTTGGAGATTCTGAGGGGTAAAGAGAAACTAACCGTAAAGGTTAAGCCCCACCTTAACAGGAAGCTCCACAGGTACACAATCGGCATAGTCCCGAAAATAGACCTCACCTACGTTAAATACCCCCTGCCTCAGGCCCTTAAAAAGGGCATAGAGGAGTTTAAGAACCAAACCGAGCTCTTTTTCACCTTCCTGTACAAGCTGGTAACCGGACAGGCCTCTATAAAGAGCCTCGGAGGGCCGATACTCATAGCCCAGGTGGCAGGCAAGGCGGCACAGGCAGGCCTGTCGAACTTCATCTACTTCATGGGCTTTATAAGCCTGCAGCTGGGCTACTTTAACCTGCTGCCGCTACCGGTTCTCGACGGCGGACTCATCCTCCTATTCCTCATAGAGATGGTAAGGAGGAGGCCCCTGTCTGCCTCCTTTAGGGAGAAGTTTCAGCAGGTTGGCCTTGCCCTTATAGCCTTACTCATGGTGATAGTTTTCTACAACGACATAATGAGGCTCTTCCAATGAAGAAGGAGCGGCTGGACAAACTGCTCGTTGAGAGGGGAATCGTAAAGAGCAGGGAGAGGGCAAAAGCCCTCATAATGGCAGGTAAAGTGCTCGTAAACGGACAGGTTGTAGACAAAGCTGGAACGGCCGTTCCCGCCGACGCAAGAGTGGAGGTTAAGGGCGAGGATATCCCCTACGTATCAAGGGGCGGACTGAAGCTGGAAACAGCCATTAAGGCCTTCAACTTAAATGTTGAAGGCTTCACCTGCCTCGACGTAGGCGCTTCTACGGGAGGTTTTACAGACTGCCTGTTAAAGCACGGCGCCCGAAAAGTTTACGCCGTAGACGTAGGCAAGGGGCAGCTCGACTGGAAGCTGAGGAACGACCCGAGGGTAGTCTCAATAGAGCAGTTTAACGCAAGGTACCTCACCGAAAAGGAAGTTCCCGAAAGGGTAGACCTTGTGGTTATAGACGTCTCCTTCATCTCCCTTACCAAAATTCTCCCCGTAGTGAAGCAGTTTTTAAAACCGGGAGCCAAGGTGGTGGCGCTTATAAAGCCCCAGTTTGAGCTCACAAAGAGAGAGGTGGATAAAGGCAAGGGGGTTATTAAGGACCCGAAGCTCCACAGGAAAGCGGTAGAGAAGGTGCTGAACTTCGCCAGGGAGATAGGGCTCTACCCGGAGGGGATAACGCTATCTAAGCCGCTGGGGCCTAAGGGCAACAAGGAGTTCCTCGTTCTCCTCTCCCAGAACAGCTCAGACGATAGGGTCTCCGACAGGGAGATTGAAGAGGCGATAAACAGCCGTTAACCCCCTCCGTTTCAATTAATAGCATGGTATTTAAAAGTTAAGAACCTAAATAGCCCGAATTTTTCACGAAAATTTTATATTCGGAATATATTCTATTGTGTGGGCAGGGGTTTTATCCCTTTAGAAACGTTAAAAATCAAGCATCAATTAAAGGTGTTTTAAGAATCTGAGTTCAGCTTTTTCACTTTAAACTCACTTTTCGGAGGGGGAAAATGGCCATCGACATCGCAAGCCTCACGGAGAAGGGAGAAGCCGTTCTCAGGGACTTTGTAACAAGGAACAGGCTGGACGGCGCGATAGTTGCCTCCGCCGAAGGTCTGGAGATTGTCAGCTACTTTACCTCGGACCTGGACAGGGACCTCCTGGCCGCAGATTTTGCCTCGGTTCTTGCGGGGGTTGAGGGTCTGCTCAACGACTCAAACAAGGGTGAGCTTTCGGAAATCATCGTTAAAGGTGAGAACGGCTACCTTGCAATCGTCTCGCTGGGAGAGAACGTGGTTCTCGGCGTTCTCGCACCAACGGGGCAGAAGTTGGGAGTGCTAATCATCGCAATGCAACAGCTGGTTAAGAAACTCAAGAGCCTTTAAAACTCTCTAACCGCACTCTCTTAAGGAGAAGAAACTCTCTTTAAGGGGGGGAATTATGGAGGGAAGCGCAATGGCAAAAGAGGAGCTTCACCAACTGATGGAGAAGATGAAAAGCCACGAGATAACTCAGGTTGAGTTCTTCAGGGGCATCATGAAAATCCTTGCCCACATGGACGTCCACGAGGAAGACCTTCAGGGAGTTACTCCGTTACTGCTCAACTTCATAAACAGGCTCATCCAGAACATGGAGAAGAGAGGAGCCTAAGTGATGTTTAAGAACCTTGTAAGGAGCTTCCCCTCCCTGTTCGGCGCCGAGGAGAAGAAAAGCGACGGGCCCCTTCTCCTGACCCAGGAGAACAGGATACTGGGGCCCATCTTCGGAAGGGTTAAGAAGGAGCTCTCTAAGTTCAGGGATATAAAGGAAGTTGCCGTATTCTCGGACACCGGTCTGCTGGTTGCAAAGGAGCCGGTTAGCCCCAAAGGGGCGCCCCTTAAGGTTGAGAAGCTCTCCCCCCTCATCTACGAGCTTCACCGGCTCAGCGCAGACGGCCAGATACTCTCCTTCGTCTGCCTCGAGGGGGTGAGGGTCTTTATCAAAAGGTTTACAAAACCGAACTTCTACCTGGTTGTTGTAACGGGTAAGCAGACCCCCATAGGGGCACTCGTATCCTACTTAAACAGCCTGAGGATAGAGTAAAATGCTCTGCCTCAACGAGAAGCTGACGATAGGAAGGGTTACGTTCGACATCCAAACCGAGTTCAAACCGAAAAGCGGCTCCGTTGTCAGCGTTATCGTTAAAGACGGCAGGGTCTTAAAGAAGATTACGAAGAAAGTTCCCGAAGGCTCAGATCCCGGCACCCAGGTGAAAGAGCTTCACTCCTCGGTGGTGAAGCTCCTCTACAAAAAGGTCTTCTCGGCGGTAAAGAAGAAAGGAGTCTCGGCGGCCGCCGAGCTTAGGCAGCGGTTCGCAGAGCTCATAAAGGAGACCATCCCCGAAGAGGAGGTAGATTACCTCTTCTTCTCCCTAAACGGGGTAGAGGTTGAGTTTAAAGGGAACTTCAGGATGAAAAACGAGCTCCAGAGGGCAATAGAGAGACTCTCAAAGTGCCAGACCAAGAAGCTCGGAGCGGTTAAGGAGCTCATACTGCAGGTCAACGGCTTCACCGCAATCTCGTTGGTTGAAGATAAAAGCCGCTTCCTGATGGTTTCACACAGCCTCAACATAGGGAAGGCCTTTGCCCTTGCGAGGCAGCTCAAGGGGAAGATAGGGAAGCTCCTTACCGGGAGCGCAACCCCTTCAAAACCTCAAGTAGCCTCTCCACCTTAGAGCGAAGGGGAAGAGGTAAGCTCTTCACCTCAGCAGGAGACATCCCCATAGGAACCCAGACAACGGCGTCCAGGTGAACCGGCGGAATTCCAACAACCTCGGCGAGCTCCCTCCACCCCTTAACGGAGGGGAGGAGCTTCGAGAGCCTCGAATCAAGCGGTATCTCTACCCCTTCAATGCCGTGCGGCTCCCTGCCGAAGGCCACCCTGTAGCCGTAGAGGAACATCTTTGCCGCAAAAACCACAGTTTTCGCGCTTTCCTTCTGCCCCATACAGGTGGCAAGCCTGCCGACAAAAGCTGAAAGGTCTTCGGCTAAGGGTTCAACTCCCTCCTTAAATAACTCCTCAACGCACCTTAAGGCCTTCTCAAACCTCTTGAGCTTAGCCCCGATAAAACGCCTGTTGTAGAGCCTCAGAAACTCGGGGAACTCCTCGAGCCCCCTGCCGGAGGAGAAAAAGTCGGAGAACTTCTCCCAGTACTCCTCGCCCCTCATAGAGAGCTGGTAGGAAAGGAGGGCGTTCAACACAACGAGCTTCAGAAACAGCTCGGGGTCATTCACCGAAGCATAAAGCCTCTTCAGGGCCCTAAACTGCCTGTCGTACTCCTCAATCAGGCGGGCGTCGTCGGCGGTAAAGGCGGCAAGGGCCTCTAAAAGGCTGTTACTCCTGCTCCGCAAGGGATTGCTCCTTCACCTTCCCGGCGTACTCCCTGACCTCCCTCACCTTCCTCTCAAGGAGCCTCTTTATGCCGAAGTAGGAGAGAACGGAGCAGATGGAGCCCAAAAGAACCCCCCCGACAAACATCGGAACGAGAATCTCCTTACCGCTTGCAAGGAGGGAGTGGAAAGAAGAAAGGTCTACCTTGGGAAAGCAGGCGTGCCTGCCCATAACGAAACAGCCAACGTAGTAGTCGAATATGAGGAT is a window of Thermovibrio ammonificans HB-1 DNA encoding:
- the holA gene encoding DNA polymerase III subunit delta, producing MKQLKTHEALKLIGKKLPFKKVLIHGEEVYLTQQFVKKVAALHPVERFFPEAIDEFLNFTGSSLFGGSSIPVILYAEELPKTLKKKKERELFLKKLRSLDTFIVAAHCELDYRTLKGELFSQVEQLCDALLTSERLPVNAIYGLLNKKFLQSGKKVSKEVLKLLVELVGTDLTELRHEAEKLINYPGELTPEVVRGLVFPTEKSNAFTLIYPLARGNTKEYLKQLNALLASGNEPLQLIALLQTQARQAVKLALKKQVKLPKEAAKQMALLLKQVGAKRMLLLLKALNEAEFAVKSGRERGELALKKLALGDNFK
- a CDS encoding TlyA family RNA methyltransferase; the protein is MKKERLDKLLVERGIVKSRERAKALIMAGKVLVNGQVVDKAGTAVPADARVEVKGEDIPYVSRGGLKLETAIKAFNLNVEGFTCLDVGASTGGFTDCLLKHGARKVYAVDVGKGQLDWKLRNDPRVVSIEQFNARYLTEKEVPERVDLVVIDVSFISLTKILPVVKQFLKPGAKVVALIKPQFELTKREVDKGKGVIKDPKLHRKAVEKVLNFAREIGLYPEGITLSKPLGPKGNKEFLVLLSQNSSDDRVSDREIEEAINSR
- a CDS encoding nicotinamide mononucleotide transporter; protein product: MERSSFQKKLEIVASVIGVVALFITAIGYPQVGFVVALFASALYATYGYLTKQYGIMVSSLIYAAVEVVGIIRWVFLGEHNG
- the surE gene encoding 5'/3'-nucleotidase SurE translates to MDRRPRILLSNDDGIRSEGLKALYNALSSFADVVVVAPDRERSAVGRALTLHRPLRCEQVDENWFAVDGTPTSCVYIGIHAIMKGQKPDMVVGGINRGPNLGEDITYSGTVSVAMEGALLGIPGVAFSLATFKDFQWESAARWAQRIVKKVLERGLPQGCCLNVNIPNLPFSQVKGVKVTRQGKKNYTEKVEERRDPWGRVYYWIGGEEPDWIPEPGTDYWAVKNGFVSVTPIHLDLTDYKALEELKKVEW
- a CDS encoding roadblock/LC7 domain-containing protein encodes the protein MAIDIASLTEKGEAVLRDFVTRNRLDGAIVASAEGLEIVSYFTSDLDRDLLAADFASVLAGVEGLLNDSNKGELSEIIVKGENGYLAIVSLGENVVLGVLAPTGQKLGVLIIAMQQLVKKLKSL
- the rseP gene encoding RIP metalloprotease RseP yields the protein MTLLYFIVALGILIFVHELGHFIAARAFGVRVETFSIGFGPKVLKFRCCDTEFAVSLIPLGGYVKMAGEDPDTPPKHPYEFYAKPPWQRIVIALAGPLMNLLLAVIFFTASYTLGRYVPSYQVEAAKVGIVVDKRLPLKPGDVIEKVNGQPVKNWKQLNEVIALNPNRELHLVVKRGEKELNVTVKTGEDSKNGIGTLPVVPAIKPIIGKVLKNSPAAKAGLKEGDVILKINGREITSWNQVVKTISNSGGKPVELEILRGKEKLTVKVKPHLNRKLHRYTIGIVPKIDLTYVKYPLPQALKKGIEEFKNQTELFFTFLYKLVTGQASIKSLGGPILIAQVAGKAAQAGLSNFIYFMGFISLQLGYFNLLPLPVLDGGLILLFLIEMVRRRPLSASFREKFQQVGLALIALLMVIVFYNDIMRLFQ
- a CDS encoding DUF2062 domain-containing protein — protein: MKGGIKSALSPKFYLNKLLELKERSDETAKGLALGVFIGFLPIIGFQVIVAVTIATLTRASKVAAAVGTHVTNPWTTIPILIFDYYVGCFVMGRHACFPKVDLSSFHSLLASGKEILVPMFVGGVLLGSICSVLSYFGIKRLLERKVREVREYAGKVKEQSLAEQE
- a CDS encoding helix-turn-helix transcriptional regulator, coding for MKELSFKVYLAIEILRFLSRRREFVSTTELFNQLVSAGILENSSADRKKLQRTLSELAEAEFLLKRFEKFRGKKPQEWKFNHKRFPYLAFYSEEELLSFFFLISFVPKKYRDIPVLQPAIEAVNRFGNIPEEKKKRALEAFDYLPIPIERYSGINRETLSRIFNAIVERHPLLVTYADEGSFKIYPIKVFHYNGFFYMGAVEAETKRYRVFKLISLSVNRVYDEQFPAYFWVKYHKKFFPYREEPFVFKLELPADYMSYLKEEHTVTHYPTQFHMELKGDSLFVWLVGFNSYRFASWIILDEIKAVYRPAAEDVELARAKELSKVYDGLSYSLRENLKRFKEFKEEVRKFFERRKSFYDSLLRE
- a CDS encoding 4Fe-4S dicluster domain-containing protein, with the translated sequence MSRRSFFKLIGKSLAQAAAEFTYEVTKPTKSFLRPPGSADEDTFLAACTKCHSCVKSCPTGVIDLVKDVNPLVFETPFMNFENNHCERCYACIDACPSGALSRENLKKYRYVAKLVKERCVAYEMIFCQSCYWSCPKMDKAITLKEFTYPEFHGEHCLGCGRCVNACPTNPKAVEIVKVEGETA
- a CDS encoding N-glycosylase/DNA lyase, giving the protein MRSRSNSLLEALAAFTADDARLIEEYDRQFRALKRLYASVNDPELFLKLVVLNALLSYQLSMRGEEYWEKFSDFFSSGRGLEEFPEFLRLYNRRFIGAKLKRFEKALRCVEELFKEGVEPLAEDLSAFVGRLATCMGQKESAKTVVFAAKMFLYGYRVAFGREPHGIEGVEIPLDSRLSKLLPSVKGWRELAEVVGIPPVHLDAVVWVPMGMSPAEVKSLPLPLRSKVERLLEVLKGLRSR
- a CDS encoding YqaA family protein, whose translation is MSGKGILSIAFWKGLAAKYGAAALALNAFIEAIFFPIPPDVLLVTLAALYPDKAFFYAAVATLFSTLGGVVGYAVGYVGGRPLAEKLFGREKVLKVHRLYESYEGLIILLAGFTPLPYKVFTVTSGVLFASLRKLIVFSLIGRGTRFFAEAALFYFFGPQVKSFVTQNLNAIFLGLGVITVLSFLAYRRFKKGRLP